A window of the Lolium perenne isolate Kyuss_39 chromosome 7, Kyuss_2.0, whole genome shotgun sequence genome harbors these coding sequences:
- the LOC127319186 gene encoding SKP1-like protein 1: MAAEDLKKMIMLKSSDGEEFKVEEAVVMESQTIRHMIEDKCADNGIPLPNVNSKILSKVIEYCNKHAQAAKPVADGAADGASALSPAEDLKNWDAEFIKVDHATLFDLSLAANYLNIKELLHLTCQTTADMMKGKTPEEIRRTFNIKNDFTAEEEEEIRREYQWAFE; encoded by the coding sequence ATGGCGGCCGAGGATCTGAAGAAGATGATCATGCTCAAGTCCTCTGACGGGGAGGAGTTCAAGGTGGAGGAGGCGGTGGTGATGGAGTCGCAGACGATCCGCCACATGATCGAGGACAAGTGCGCCGACAACGGGATCCCGCTCCCCAACGTCAACTCCAAGATCCTCTCCAAGGTAATTGAGTACTGCAACAAGCATGCTCAGGCGGCCAAGCCCGTGGCCGATGGTGCAGCAGACGGCGCTTCTGCCCTGTCCCCCGCGGAGGACCTCAAGAACTGGGACGCCGAGTTCATTAAGGTCGACCACGCCACCCTCTTCGACCTCAGCCTCGCCGCCAACTACCTCAACATCAAGGAGCTTCTGCACCTCACCTGCCAGACCACCGCCGACATGAtgaagggcaagactccggaggaGATCCGCAGGACCTTCAACATCAAGAACGACTTCACcgctgaggaggaagaggagatccGCAGGGAGTACCAGTGGGCCTTTGAGTAA
- the LOC139829703 gene encoding F-box protein At5g03970-like isoform X2, which yields MQVNNVRTEDGEMRKKTGEMTVSLGHCPDSPPLPLLLEVDHLLEEILLRLHPLPSSLPRASLVSHRWRRLVSDPGFFRRFRLHHRRNPPHLGFFDVDSHDLHFVPALDAPDRVPPGRFSLQFNEGDKFHLLGSRHGLVLVLQPPRKQLLVWDPITADQHHINLPPGFAGPVFAIHGAVLRDAVDAQHFQVVLVDVEAEDPHHSRVLACVYSSETGVWGDLISAPLPPMVPSSNRVVFVYPTKPAVLVENSLYWILDGDLVGILEFDLERKSIAVIQPPVDVLTKSKYQYTVMWTEGGGLGFLFVSRSQYNAQLWKRKTNLDGVASWVLERTIELEKLLSLNSGARVNLCVRGFAEDNNVLFLGTPIGVFMIHIESLQFKKLPDHTLVSCNHSFESVYAAGT from the exons ATGCAGGTCAATAATGTGAGGACTGAGGATGGCGAGATGAGGAAAAAGACGGGTGAGATGACGGTGAGCCTTGGCCACTGCCCCGATTCACCGCCGCTGCCGCTACTGCTGGAAGTCGACCACCTGCTGGAGgagatcctcctccgcctccacccACTGCCGTCATCCCTCCCGCGCGCCTCCCTCGTCTCCCATCGCTGGCGCCGTCTTGTCTCCGATCCCGGATTCTTCCGCCGCTTCCGCCTCCACCACCGCCGGAATCCTCCACACCTAGGCTTCTTCGATGTGGATTCCCACGACCTCCACTTCGTACCAGCCCTGGATGCCCCTGATCGTGTCCCGCCTGGGCGATTCTCCTTGCAGTTCAACGAAGGTGACAAGTTCCATCTCCTCGGATCTCGCCATGGCCTCGTACTCGTCCTCCAACCACCACGGAAGCAGCTCTTGGTGTGGGATCCAATCACTGCTGACCAACACCACATTAACCTTCCCCCAGGGTTTGCAGGACCTGTGTTCGCGATCCATGGAGCTGTACTTCGCGATGCCGTAGATGCTCAACACTTCCAGGTGGTCTTGGTAGATGTAGAAGCCGAAGACCCTCATCATAGCCGAGTGCTCGCCTGTGTTTATTCATCGGAGACCGGCGTATGGggtgatctcatctcggcaccgctTCCGCCCATGGTTCCTTCGAGTAACCGTGTCGTCTTTGTTTATCCAACCAAGCCGGCTGTGTTGGTTGAGAATTCCCTTTACTGGATCCTTGATGGGGATTTGGTTGGTATTCTTGAGTTTGATTTAGAGAGGAAGAGCATAGCTGTGATACAGCCGCCAGTAGATGTGCTTACCAAAAGTAAATATCAATATACAGTTATGTGGACTGAGGGTGGTGGGCTTGGTTTCCTCTTTGTGTCAAGATCACAATACAACGCACAATTATGGAAAAGGAAGACCAATCTCGATGGTGTTGCGTCCTGGGTGCTGGAAAGAACTATTGAACTGGAGAAACTACTTTCCCTGAATTCTGGGGCAAGAGTGAACCTGTGCGTAAGAGGGTTTGCTGAGGACAATAATGTGCTCTTCCTGGGGACACCTATTGGCGTATTCATGATCCATATTGAGTCACTGCAGTTCAAGAAACTTCCGGACCACACGTTGGTTTCTTGCAATCATTCATTTGAAAGTGTCTATGCAGCAG GTACCTGA
- the LOC127319185 gene encoding SKP1-like protein 1 produces the protein MAAEDLKKMIMLKSSDGEEFKVEEAVVMESQTIRHMIEDKCADNGILLPNVNSKILSKVIEYCNKHAQAAKPVADGAADGASALSPAEDLKNWDAEFIKVDHATLFDLSLAANYLDIKELLHLTCQTIADMIKGKTPEEIRRTFNIKNDFTAEEEEEIRREYQWAFE, from the coding sequence ATGGCGGCCGAGGATCTGAAGAAGATGATCATGCTCAAGTCCTCTGACGGGGAGGAGTTCAAGGTGGAGGAGGCGGTGGTGATGGAGTCGCAGACGATCCGCCACATGATCGAGGACAAGTGCGCCGACAACGGGATCCTGCTCCCCAACGTCAACTCCAAGATCCTCTCCAAGGTAATTGAGTACTGCAACAAGCACGCCCAGGCGGCCAAGCCCGTGGCCGATGGTGCAGCAGACGGCGCTTCTGCCCTGTCCCCCGCGGAGGACCTCAAGAACTGGGACGCCGAGTTCATTAAGGTCGACCACGCCACCCTCTTCGACCTCAGCCTCGCCGCCAACTACCTCGACATCAAGGAGCTTCTGCACCTCACCTGCCAGACCATCGCCGACATGAtcaagggcaagactccggaggaGATCCGCAGGACCTTCAACATCAAGAACGACTTCACcgctgaggaggaagaggagatccGCAGGGAGTACCAGTGGGCCTTTGAGTAA
- the LOC139829703 gene encoding F-box protein At5g03970-like isoform X1 — MLCLLQQVKRSPAMQVNNVRTEDGEMRKKTGEMTVSLGHCPDSPPLPLLLEVDHLLEEILLRLHPLPSSLPRASLVSHRWRRLVSDPGFFRRFRLHHRRNPPHLGFFDVDSHDLHFVPALDAPDRVPPGRFSLQFNEGDKFHLLGSRHGLVLVLQPPRKQLLVWDPITADQHHINLPPGFAGPVFAIHGAVLRDAVDAQHFQVVLVDVEAEDPHHSRVLACVYSSETGVWGDLISAPLPPMVPSSNRVVFVYPTKPAVLVENSLYWILDGDLVGILEFDLERKSIAVIQPPVDVLTKSKYQYTVMWTEGGGLGFLFVSRSQYNAQLWKRKTNLDGVASWVLERTIELEKLLSLNSGARVNLCVRGFAEDNNVLFLGTPIGVFMIHIESLQFKKLPDHTLVSCNHSFESVYAAGT, encoded by the exons ATGTTGTGCTTACTTCAACAGGTCAAGAGATCCCCAGCGATGCAGGTCAATAATGTGAGGACTGAGGATGGCGAGATGAGGAAAAAGACGGGTGAGATGACGGTGAGCCTTGGCCACTGCCCCGATTCACCGCCGCTGCCGCTACTGCTGGAAGTCGACCACCTGCTGGAGgagatcctcctccgcctccacccACTGCCGTCATCCCTCCCGCGCGCCTCCCTCGTCTCCCATCGCTGGCGCCGTCTTGTCTCCGATCCCGGATTCTTCCGCCGCTTCCGCCTCCACCACCGCCGGAATCCTCCACACCTAGGCTTCTTCGATGTGGATTCCCACGACCTCCACTTCGTACCAGCCCTGGATGCCCCTGATCGTGTCCCGCCTGGGCGATTCTCCTTGCAGTTCAACGAAGGTGACAAGTTCCATCTCCTCGGATCTCGCCATGGCCTCGTACTCGTCCTCCAACCACCACGGAAGCAGCTCTTGGTGTGGGATCCAATCACTGCTGACCAACACCACATTAACCTTCCCCCAGGGTTTGCAGGACCTGTGTTCGCGATCCATGGAGCTGTACTTCGCGATGCCGTAGATGCTCAACACTTCCAGGTGGTCTTGGTAGATGTAGAAGCCGAAGACCCTCATCATAGCCGAGTGCTCGCCTGTGTTTATTCATCGGAGACCGGCGTATGGggtgatctcatctcggcaccgctTCCGCCCATGGTTCCTTCGAGTAACCGTGTCGTCTTTGTTTATCCAACCAAGCCGGCTGTGTTGGTTGAGAATTCCCTTTACTGGATCCTTGATGGGGATTTGGTTGGTATTCTTGAGTTTGATTTAGAGAGGAAGAGCATAGCTGTGATACAGCCGCCAGTAGATGTGCTTACCAAAAGTAAATATCAATATACAGTTATGTGGACTGAGGGTGGTGGGCTTGGTTTCCTCTTTGTGTCAAGATCACAATACAACGCACAATTATGGAAAAGGAAGACCAATCTCGATGGTGTTGCGTCCTGGGTGCTGGAAAGAACTATTGAACTGGAGAAACTACTTTCCCTGAATTCTGGGGCAAGAGTGAACCTGTGCGTAAGAGGGTTTGCTGAGGACAATAATGTGCTCTTCCTGGGGACACCTATTGGCGTATTCATGATCCATATTGAGTCACTGCAGTTCAAGAAACTTCCGGACCACACGTTGGTTTCTTGCAATCATTCATTTGAAAGTGTCTATGCAGCAG GTACCTGA